The following proteins come from a genomic window of Paenibacillus spongiae:
- a CDS encoding LCP family protein produces the protein MSRVEEHKLKKESRRKKPWKYTLLGLGVVVLIIAGYAIYQAVGVYNGLDSLSKPKDKIPIGEFKEDESLKPIEWEGTERVNILLMGGDNRGLKENDQARSDSMLVASFDPVTKKAHLLSVLRDTFVPIEGHGEGRINTALALGGPNLAMKTIGDMTGLDIQYYVYTDFEGFKSLVDAIGGVDFYVEKNMNYKDNADGNRYDIHLKKGQQHLDGDKALQYVRFRHDAMSDFTRTERQRNLLSAVADKLKSGWNIVRMKEILESVSPYIKTNLEVTDMLELATLGVKSHMAGSAQVPPMNLIGDKKVGDAAVLSVRNDERLREFVQDELAKDSTMPATANTEDKNASEGSKSSGNTGSASSNSN, from the coding sequence ATGTCTCGGGTTGAAGAGCATAAGCTTAAGAAAGAAAGCAGACGGAAGAAACCGTGGAAATATACACTGCTCGGTCTTGGCGTCGTTGTTCTGATTATAGCCGGATACGCCATCTACCAGGCTGTCGGGGTCTATAACGGGCTCGATAGCTTAAGCAAACCGAAGGATAAAATTCCGATCGGCGAGTTTAAGGAAGACGAAAGCTTGAAGCCTATCGAATGGGAAGGCACTGAACGGGTCAATATCCTGCTGATGGGCGGCGATAACCGCGGCTTGAAGGAGAATGACCAGGCCCGCTCCGATTCCATGCTGGTTGCCTCCTTCGATCCCGTTACGAAGAAAGCGCATCTGCTGTCCGTGCTGCGCGATACGTTCGTGCCGATCGAGGGGCATGGCGAAGGGCGGATTAATACGGCGCTCGCGCTTGGCGGACCTAACCTCGCGATGAAGACCATCGGCGACATGACCGGACTCGATATCCAATATTATGTGTATACCGATTTCGAAGGATTCAAATCGCTGGTCGATGCCATCGGCGGCGTCGATTTTTATGTCGAGAAGAACATGAATTACAAGGACAACGCCGACGGCAACCGTTACGACATCCATCTTAAGAAAGGGCAGCAGCACCTTGACGGCGATAAGGCGCTGCAGTATGTCCGGTTCCGTCACGATGCGATGAGCGATTTCACCCGCACCGAGCGGCAGCGCAACCTGCTGTCGGCCGTCGCGGATAAGCTGAAGTCCGGCTGGAACATCGTCCGGATGAAGGAAATTCTGGAGAGCGTGTCGCCTTACATCAAGACGAACCTTGAAGTAACGGACATGCTCGAGCTGGCTACACTCGGCGTGAAGAGCCATATGGCCGGCTCCGCGCAGGTTCCGCCGATGAACCTCATCGGCGACAAGAAAGTGGGCGATGCCGCCGTACTCAGCGTGCGCAATGATGAGAGGCTGCGCGAATTTGTCCAGGATGAGCTTGCGAAGGACAGCACCATGCCCGCCACTGCCAACACCGAAGATAAGAATGCAAGCGAAGGCAGCAAGAGCAGCGGCAATACCGGCAGCGCAAGCAGCAACAGCAATTAA
- a CDS encoding ABC transporter ATP-binding protein: MLAIDVKDLRKQFSVQKNREGLGGALKDLFKREYNQITAVKDISFQIPQGEICGYIGENGAGKSTTIKMLTGILVPTSGHIRVNGFIPHKEREKFVRGIGVVFGQRSQLWWDIGVIESFQLLRKVYRVPEAEFKKRLDELVERLQLSELLNRPVRKLSLGQRMRCELVASLLHNPSILFLDEPTIGLDIMVKTEIRDFLKKINKEQGTTILLTTHDLQDIEALCSRVIMLDDGRIIYDGGLDELKSRWSKGREIRFQFGERPDLDALRGLTEDLAGVAWALDDELTASMWLPHAVNVSDALARVVGGGADIRDIKIIETNTDEIVREIYQSGTASKEATEKLAQPSEHADKEPVHHG; the protein is encoded by the coding sequence ATGCTAGCCATCGACGTAAAGGACTTACGCAAACAGTTTTCGGTGCAGAAAAACCGTGAAGGTTTGGGCGGTGCGCTCAAGGATTTGTTCAAGCGCGAGTACAACCAGATTACAGCGGTCAAAGATATTTCGTTCCAAATTCCGCAGGGGGAAATATGCGGATACATCGGCGAGAACGGCGCGGGGAAATCAACGACGATCAAGATGCTGACCGGCATTCTCGTTCCGACATCCGGCCATATAAGGGTAAACGGCTTCATTCCCCACAAAGAACGGGAGAAGTTCGTGCGTGGAATCGGCGTTGTCTTCGGCCAGCGAAGCCAGCTGTGGTGGGACATCGGCGTCATCGAATCGTTCCAGCTTCTGCGCAAGGTGTACCGGGTGCCGGAGGCGGAATTCAAGAAGCGGCTTGATGAGCTTGTCGAACGGCTGCAGCTGTCCGAGCTGCTGAACCGCCCCGTGCGCAAGCTTAGCCTAGGCCAACGGATGCGCTGCGAGCTGGTCGCTTCCCTGCTGCATAATCCGTCGATTCTTTTTCTGGACGAGCCGACCATCGGTCTTGATATTATGGTGAAGACGGAGATCCGCGACTTTCTCAAAAAGATTAACAAGGAGCAGGGCACGACGATTCTGCTTACGACGCATGACCTGCAGGATATTGAAGCGCTTTGTTCACGCGTTATTATGCTGGATGACGGCCGCATTATATATGACGGAGGTCTGGATGAGCTGAAGTCCAGGTGGAGCAAGGGGCGGGAGATCCGCTTTCAATTCGGGGAACGGCCGGATCTTGATGCGCTGCGCGGCTTAACGGAAGATTTGGCCGGCGTTGCATGGGCGTTGGACGATGAACTGACGGCTTCCATGTGGCTCCCTCATGCGGTCAATGTATCGGATGCGCTCGCAAGGGTTGTCGGCGGCGGGGCGGATATCCGCGATATCAAGATCATCGAGACGAATACGGACGAGATCGTCCGTGAAATTTACCAATCGGGAACGGCGTCGAAGGAAGCGACCGAGAAGCTGGCGCAGCCATCCGAACATGCGGACAAGGAGCCGGTGCATCATGGCTAG